The stretch of DNA GATGAGCATATCCTGGCCTTCCAGACATCCTCCGTCCCGATTGTGTTGTGCGCGACGAGTGATGAGAAGGGTACGTATCCTTCCGTAGATATCGATCATGAGGCTGCCGCATTCGACGCGGTTAATACTCTGATCCGCCACGGCCACCGCGAAATTGCGATGATCAGTGGCACGCTGCAGGACCCGGCCAACGGCTATGCTCGATTCCATGGATATAAGAAAGCGCTCGAAACGGCCGGAATTGAGTACCAAGAAGATCTTGTACGTATCGGAAATTACCGTTATGAGTCCGGCGTTGAGGCCATGAAATACTTCCTGGGCCTTAAGAAGAAGCCTACGGCAGTCTTTGCCGCGACGGATGAAATGGCCATTGGCGCCATCCACAGCATTCAGGACGAAGGCCTGAAAGTGCCGGATGATTTCTCGGTTATCAGTGTGGACAACATTCGTATGGCATCCATGGTCCGTCCGCTGCTTACGACGGTTGCACAGCCAATGTACGACCTTGGCGCTGTGGCCATGAGACTTTTGACCAAGCTGATGAAGAAAGAGACCGTAGAGAATCCGCGCGTCATTTTGCCGCATGAGACCATTCTGCGTTTGTCCGTTAACCATGTGAATGAATAATTTCTGACATCACCCTTTAGGGCTGCCGGGCGGCTTCATAGGCCCGGTTTAGAAGAATATGAGTCGGCGTATAAAGCTCCGTCATGGGGCTTTTTATGTTTTTATATATAATTTTTTAGCAGGAGGTCAGCCTAATGGAAGCTGTAAATGGCATTATTGGAGCTATGGATGAGGAAATCAAGCTGCTGCTGGAGCAAATGGAGCACAGTGAGGCTGTTGTCAAAGCTGGAATTACATATTATAAAGGTTCAATCGGCAGGAACTCCATCGTCGTCTGCAAATCAGGTGTGGGAAAGGTGAACGCCGCTGTCACTACGCAAATTATGATCGATACGTTCGGTGCGCAAAAAATACTGTTTACGGGAGTGGCCGGAGCGCTGCATCCGGAGCTGGAAGTTGGGGATATCGTTATATCTTCGGAATGTATGCAGCACGATATGGATGTTACGGCGCTTGGATACGCCCGCGGCATCATTCCGTATCAGGAGACGTCGGTGTTCCCCGCAGATCCGGAGCTTGTACAGTTTGCAGAGAAGGCCTGCCGGGATCTGGGAGTCCGCTATGTAACGGGGAGAATTCTCTCGGGCGACCAGTTTATTGCCAGCCATGAATCGGTCGCCATGCTGCGGGAGCAGCTCGGAGGAGCCTGTGCGGAAATGGAAGGAGCGGCACTGGCACAGGTGTGTCAGATGAACGGTATACCGTTCGTTGTCATCCGCTCTATGTCCGATAAGGCAGACGGCTCGGCGAATGTCAGCTATGCGGAATTTACGGAAATCGCATCGCGGCAGTCCCATCAAATCCTGAGCGTGATTCTAAACGGATTGCTTTAATACATGAATCGCTGCCTGAGCCGCACTCTGGCCGCACATTTCTCTAGAGGTCAGCGGTATCTTGAGAGCGATGCTGACTATTAGGCAGTTCGTTGAATGGGAGGGGATTTCCAGATTATCTGCGGCGTACCGGATCATATCGATACTCTTCATCAACCGCGATCATGTGACGGTACGCCCGGGTATCCAGACAGCTGCCTTTCCATTAATTCAGGATGGATTGTAAGCGCTTGCTGTGATATACTTTATTTTGACATAAAAAGTTCACATTTGATAGCTTGACTTCATATCCGTGAAGCTAAGAAATCAAGTTTGTGCAATTACAAACGATGAGATCAATTGAGCGTTCCGCATGTCACTGCAATTTAAGCTTACGTTATTCAAGCGAGAGGAGGCATGGACAAATGGGAAAGGTTCACCAGGAAATTTTACCTCGCCGTGCGAACAATTCCAATTTAGCTGATTACGGCCAGGCTGTCACCTATTTCAAGTGGGAGGATGTGGAACGCCAGTT from Paenibacillus sophorae encodes:
- the ccpA gene encoding catabolite control protein A — protein: MTVTIYDVAREAGVSMATVSRVVNNNPNVKPQTRKKVYEAIERLGYRPNAVARGLASKKTTTVGVVIPDISNSIFAEIARGIEDIANMYHYNIILCNADKRKEKEIRVINTLLEKQVDGLLFMGGTVTDEHILAFQTSSVPIVLCATSDEKGTYPSVDIDHEAAAFDAVNTLIRHGHREIAMISGTLQDPANGYARFHGYKKALETAGIEYQEDLVRIGNYRYESGVEAMKYFLGLKKKPTAVFAATDEMAIGAIHSIQDEGLKVPDDFSVISVDNIRMASMVRPLLTTVAQPMYDLGAVAMRLLTKLMKKETVENPRVILPHETILRLSVNHVNE
- a CDS encoding 5'-methylthioadenosine/adenosylhomocysteine nucleosidase codes for the protein MEAVNGIIGAMDEEIKLLLEQMEHSEAVVKAGITYYKGSIGRNSIVVCKSGVGKVNAAVTTQIMIDTFGAQKILFTGVAGALHPELEVGDIVISSECMQHDMDVTALGYARGIIPYQETSVFPADPELVQFAEKACRDLGVRYVTGRILSGDQFIASHESVAMLREQLGGACAEMEGAALAQVCQMNGIPFVVIRSMSDKADGSANVSYAEFTEIASRQSHQILSVILNGLL